AGCCGCTTTTCGAGTTCTCGCTGCGCGGCATCGTCGTCGTGAATTCGCCGATCAGTTCCTCGATGATGTCCTCCGGCGTGACGAGCCCCTCCAGCTCGCCGTACTCGTTGACGACGAGCGCGGTGCGGTGCCGGCTCTCCTGGAAGTACTGCAACTGCTGGAACACCGGCGTGCCGGCCGGCACGTAGTACGGTTCCGCAAGCAGCTCGCGCAGCGTCTCGCGGTCGAACTCCTGGTTGTGGAACGCGGCGAGCGTCTTGCGCACGTGCAGCACGCCGAGCACGCGGTCGATGTCGCCCTCGTAGACGACGAGTCGATTGTGATAGCAGGTCTCGAGCTGGTGCAGCACGTCGTCGAGCGGCGCGAGGATGTTGAGCGCTTCGATCTGGCGGCGCGGAATCATTACGTCGTCGACAGTGATGTTCTCGAGATCGAACAGGTTGAGCAGGATGCTGCGGTGCTTGGTCGGCATGAAGCTGCCGGATTCGAGCACGAGCGAGCGCAGTTCCTCGGTCGACAGCCGCTGGTCGCGGCCCGCCTTCGTATTGATTCGCAACGCGGCGAGGATCGCCCCCGACAGCGTGTTGACGAACCACACGACGGGCATCATCACGCGCATCAGCGGCGCGATCACGACGCTCGCCGACAATGCGATCCGCTCCGGGTACGTCGCGCCGACGATCTTCGGCGTGATTTCCGCGAACACGATGATCAGGAACGCGACGATGCCGGTCGCGATCGACAGCACGAAGTTGTCGTGGCCGAACGTGTGCAGCGCGATCGACGTCGTCAGTACCGGGATGATCGTGTTGAACAGGTTGTTGCCGATCAGGATCACGCTCAGCAACTGGTCGGTTCGCGCGAGGAGGCGCTGGGTCGTTCTTGCGCCGAGCGCGCCGCGGGCCGCGAGATGTTTGAGCCGATGGCGGTTGAGCGCCATCATCGCGGTTTCAGAAATGGAGAAGAAGCTGGAGCAGAGGAGAAGCAGAAAG
Above is a window of Burkholderia thailandensis E264 DNA encoding:
- a CDS encoding HlyC/CorC family transporter → MMALNRHRLKHLAARGALGARTTQRLLARTDQLLSVILIGNNLFNTIIPVLTTSIALHTFGHDNFVLSIATGIVAFLIIVFAEITPKIVGATYPERIALSASVVIAPLMRVMMPVVWFVNTLSGAILAALRINTKAGRDQRLSTEELRSLVLESGSFMPTKHRSILLNLFDLENITVDDVMIPRRQIEALNILAPLDDVLHQLETCYHNRLVVYEGDIDRVLGVLHVRKTLAAFHNQEFDRETLRELLAEPYYVPAGTPVFQQLQYFQESRHRTALVVNEYGELEGLVTPEDIIEELIGEFTTTMPRSENSKSGWDANGECIVAASMPLRELNRWLHLGLPTNGPKTLNGLILEELEEIPEDDVCLKIGDVMIEVMRTEDQGVRTVKLFKPRTPRGGRAPGA